AAGAATACCGCGGTTCAAGCCCCTCTTATGCTGACCGCCTTTGGCGGTCATGTTCCGAATGCTCAGCGCCTCCAGGCCCAAAGCGCTGAACTCTTTGATCAGTCGGGCAGAGACCTGATGGAGAAAGTCGTGGCGCTGATTGGCCACCTTACGGTGCAGCCGGCGCAACTCATCGTACGCCTTGCGCAACCGGTTGGAGATGGGGAAGCCCCGACTCCTACCCGACGCCTTCTTGGCCGCCTCCTCCTTGCGGGAGATCTCGCGCTGTACGCCACGGATGGCATCCAAGGTGCCGGCAAGGTGGCGGGGGTTATCGATGGTCTCGGCACCTTGCGCGGTCGCCACAGTGGCGAAGGTCTCCAAGCCCCAGTCGAGCCCGCCCATCTTCTCGCCACACTCTCGCACCGGCTCGCAGTTCAGCGTAATGCTGGCATACCAGCGATCACCGCGTTTGATGATCTCGCAGGTCTTGGGTGTGCCAGGGGTGCGGGGCTTACCCCGAATGGCGCCCGTGCATCACCCAACCGATGCTCTCCCGCTTAGAGGCAATCGCTCGGGCGACGACCGAAAAGTGGGAAGGCGAGGTGCTGGAGTTCAACGGCGAGCCCGACCATCTGCACCTGCTCTTGGAGTTGACGCCGCGCACCGCCCCCTCCGCCTTCGTCAACAATCTAAAGACGGTGACCTCCCGGCTCATCCGCAAGGAGTTCGGGGAGCATCTTCAACAGTACTATTGGCGCAAACCGGTATTCTGGAGTCGCAGCTACTGCATCATTACCGTCGGTGGTGCGCCGCTGTCGGTCTTGAAGCAGTACATCGAACAACAGGAAGCCCCAGAGTAATGGCGCTGCGCGCCATGCGCCGCTTCACCACCCCCTAAGCCGCTGCGCGGCTATAGGCGGAGCACTGCGGCGCGTTTTGGTAGAGGTAGCGGCGTTTATCCGGCGCATTGGAGAAGTTCTGGGCCTTGACCCAGCCGCGGCTGATCACGGCGCGGACGGCGAGGGTGTTCAGCTTGTGAGCGACGATTCCATCACACGCGGTGGGGGCGGGGCAATCTCCAAGTCCTGCGCCTGCTGGATTACAACCCCTGGCCTCGAGCGCGTGGGGCGGAACCCCATGCTACTGGGCGCTGTGCTTCAGATGCATGGTCGGAATCATCACTCGGGGCAAACGCATGCGGTCACACTGGCTGACCACGTACTCACGCCAGAAAGGCCACACATGGTAGCTCGCGTTACGAGCAGCAAAGGCGTTGAGTGCGTCTTCCCCGGGATCTTCCGCTGTACGGTATTCAGCTACGAGAGTCGCTTCGACAGACGCCAGTACATGAGGCCGATCCGCACCCCCCTCATTAGCAGGATCCGTGTTTTCTTCGACCTGGACAAGGCGCATGCCGAGGTCAATATAGACGCGGTAGAGGTAGGGCGCGTGCTGCTGTCCGTCCGTGATTTCTGCAAACGTTGCTCGAGCCACTACGTGCTTGTGCTGGGCCCCGATGAGCTCGACATCCGAAAACTTCGGATCGAAATCCTTGGCCATCCATGCGTATGACTGATGCATCCAGACATCCTGGATGTTCAGGACGGCCTTGGCACGCTCCAGTGCCTGATCAGCGGTCATCCCGTGTTACCCCAGTCGGCCTCCATCTGCATGTTGTTATCCCGCACAACGCGGAGCTGCGGAGTACCGGGCCTGCGTTGAGCATTCCCTGCAACGGCAATGCTTTCATCGCTGAAGGCGGTGTACTGAGGAAGGAAGGCAGCCGCCGGCGTAAGCACGCCACGGACGCCGACGTAAACGCCAAGCGCACCGGCGATGAGCTGGTTCAGGCTCACATTCTCCTTTTCGGCCGCCTCTGCCAGTTCGCGGTGTAGGTTGCGTGGTACCCGTACGGTGATGCGGCCACTGTACTCGTCGTTCACCATGGCGGGCGCCGGCATGCGCTTGCCCTGTTCAGCGAGCGCTTCGGCCGTCGTCGCGATGGTATCGATCGCGA
This Halorhodospira halochloris DNA region includes the following protein-coding sequences:
- a CDS encoding RNA-guided endonuclease InsQ/TnpB family protein, whose product is MRGKPRTPGTPKTCEIIKRGDRWYASITLNCEPVRECGEKMGGLDWGLETFATVATAQGAETIDNPRHLAGTLDAIRGVQREISRKEEAAKKASGRSRGFPISNRLRKAYDELRRLHRKVANQRHDFLHQVSARLIKEFSALGLEALSIRNMTAKGGQHKRGLNRGILDAAGGAFHQLLKLKAEEAGAWAVEAPTRQIKPSQTCHACGQQEKKPLGQRWHSCPCGASCSRDENAARVLLAWLERSLSGREPADAWREVRPGHPLDESALPSKRETHAIA
- the tnpA gene encoding IS200/IS605 family transposase, which codes for MCQGCGAYPEWRPCITQPMLSRLEAIARATTEKWEGEVLEFNGEPDHLHLLLELTPRTAPSAFVNNLKTVTSRLIRKEFGEHLQQYYWRKPVFWSRSYCIITVGGAPLSVLKQYIEQQEAPE
- a CDS encoding toxin-antitoxin system HicB family antitoxin yields the protein MDPHDYNITVRQVHEEDGPCFEARVRELPDVAEYADTFQEAYELAIDTIATTAEALAEQGKRMPAPAMVNDEYSGRITVRVPRNLHRELAEAAEKENVSLNQLIAGALGVYVGVRGVLTPAAAFLPQYTAFSDESIAVAGNAQRRPGTPQLRVVRDNNMQMEADWGNTG